One Candidatus Dadabacteria bacterium genomic region harbors:
- a CDS encoding acyl-CoA dehydrogenase family protein has product MSLNFELSEEQKLFQETLADFCANKIEPLVEEHEKEEKFPMEIFSMLGEMGFLGIMYPEEYGGVGMDKVTDCVFAEEMGKVWSAAAMAVNAHIGLACFPIYKFGTEEQKQKYLVPGIKGEKIGALGLTEPGAGSDARSIRSQAVKEGDKYILNGTKTWITNGSMADFSVVAAYTDKTKKGEGISIFIVEKGFPGFSVSSKIHKLGHRAADTSELIFENCEVPAENLLVGEGGFGSAMETLLGARITHAAKSVGLAQAAYEYALQYATERETFGKPISKHQEISSKLATMATKIEAARLLVYEAAWLYGGGGPALKNASMAKLFAADVVQWVATEAIQVLGGYGYSVEYKAERFFRDARLSSITEGTSEIQRLVIAREIGC; this is encoded by the coding sequence ATGTCACTTAACTTTGAGTTGAGCGAAGAGCAGAAGCTGTTTCAGGAAACACTTGCGGACTTCTGCGCGAACAAGATAGAGCCGCTTGTTGAGGAGCATGAGAAAGAGGAGAAGTTCCCGATGGAGATTTTCTCCATGCTCGGGGAGATGGGATTTTTGGGAATTATGTATCCCGAAGAATACGGCGGGGTCGGCATGGACAAGGTAACCGACTGCGTGTTTGCCGAGGAGATGGGCAAGGTGTGGTCGGCGGCGGCAATGGCGGTCAACGCCCACATAGGGCTTGCGTGCTTCCCGATATACAAGTTCGGGACCGAGGAGCAGAAGCAGAAATATCTTGTTCCGGGAATCAAGGGGGAAAAGATAGGCGCGCTCGGTCTGACGGAGCCCGGAGCCGGGTCGGACGCCCGCAGCATCAGGTCTCAGGCGGTAAAAGAGGGTGACAAATACATACTGAACGGCACAAAGACGTGGATAACAAACGGCAGCATGGCGGATTTCTCGGTGGTCGCCGCCTATACGGACAAGACAAAAAAGGGCGAGGGGATAAGCATATTCATAGTGGAGAAGGGCTTTCCCGGATTTAGTGTCAGCAGCAAAATACACAAACTCGGCCACCGCGCCGCGGACACCTCCGAATTGATTTTTGAAAACTGCGAAGTTCCCGCCGAAAACCTTCTGGTGGGCGAGGGCGGTTTCGGCTCCGCGATGGAGACTCTTCTCGGCGCGCGCATAACGCATGCGGCGAAATCGGTCGGCCTTGCTCAGGCCGCCTACGAATACGCGCTTCAATACGCAACGGAGAGGGAGACCTTCGGCAAGCCCATATCAAAGCATCAGGAGATAAGTTCCAAACTTGCGACCATGGCGACCAAAATAGAGGCCGCGCGCTTGCTGGTCTATGAGGCCGCATGGCTCTACGGCGGCGGCGGGCCCGCGCTCAAGAATGCTTCAATGGCGAAACTGTTCGCCGCCGATGTCGTTCAATGGGTGGCGACCGAGGCCATTCAGGTACTCGGCGGATACGGCTACAGCGTTGAATACAAGGCGGAGCGCTTCTTCAGAGACGCGCGCCTGTCCTCCATAACCGAGGGGACTTCTGAGATTCAGCGCCTTGTAATAGCGCGTGAAATCGGTTGCTGA
- a CDS encoding nucleoside deaminase, which yields MEAALAEARIAAGGGEVPVGAVIRGPGGGVIASAHNSMESLGDPTAHAEILAVRSAAAKTGDWRLGGCVLYVTLEPCMMCMGAVANSRIETVVFGAYDETVGALDSNRAPVSHTVGYRGGVLERECGDLIRDFFRDVRQRRQKCHLTLS from the coding sequence ATGGAGGCGGCCCTTGCCGAGGCGCGCATTGCGGCGGGCGGGGGCGAGGTCCCCGTGGGGGCGGTCATACGCGGCCCCGGCGGCGGGGTTATTGCCTCGGCGCACAACAGCATGGAGTCTCTGGGAGACCCCACCGCGCACGCCGAAATACTTGCGGTAAGAAGCGCCGCCGCAAAGACGGGCGACTGGCGCCTCGGCGGTTGCGTTCTCTACGTTACCCTTGAGCCGTGTATGATGTGCATGGGCGCGGTGGCGAATTCGCGCATTGAGACCGTTGTTTTCGGCGCATACGATGAAACTGTCGGCGCTCTTGACAGCAACCGCGCGCCGGTGTCCCATACGGTCGGATACCGCGGCGGCGTGCTGGAGCGCGAGTGCGGAGACCTGATAAGGGACTTCTTCCGCGATGTCAGGCAAAGGAGGCAAAAATGTCACTTAACTTTGAGTTGA
- a CDS encoding AMP-binding protein: MKLLFRPRDKKYIGGGDLPFGSFDDTGEWLPITKYLEAGAERFGEKTLFAVAGADGEETVSHTYKEANGLANRIAAGLTGGLGVVKGETVGIYMLNRAEFVLSILGIHKAGAVQVPVNKDEKGERLAYIVNYSGQRVLMTDEESVPLLADVAGEIKDLEFVLVASSGGGGKLPEKIGPAKVLPFSFFEKFPAENPPVEVLVSDTERCMFTSGTTGMPKGVSRNHSGVILTVRAYLEHQGVRSDDVLMTVLSLAHANAQVMCLFASIAAGASCRIYPRFSASNFWKWAAQCGATVTNMLGSVPEYLWAAEPSEFDSKHAVRTVLAGPAPKNRTEFEERFGVRVVEGYGSTEMGMALWQYAEDFRPGSSGFVTAGYHLEIRDPEDTDRVVREEWDTERHDSPPPECVGLLFIRPLIPDTTLNEYFKDPERTKQAFDSEGFFNSDDLFARGVDGRYYFQGRYSRIRVSGENVDPNAVANTALRHEAVGQAIALGVRLPEVSDDEVKLNIVLNPGAQFDHKQFCLWMAEQVPVYMVPRFIQIYEQFPLTSTQKINLGALKAVGDETWDRSGSGISLKTRK; encoded by the coding sequence ATGAAACTGCTTTTCCGTCCGCGCGACAAAAAATACATCGGCGGGGGCGACCTGCCTTTCGGCTCTTTTGACGATACGGGCGAGTGGCTTCCAATCACGAAATATCTTGAGGCGGGGGCGGAACGATTCGGGGAAAAGACCCTCTTTGCGGTCGCTGGCGCTGACGGCGAAGAGACCGTGTCTCACACCTACAAAGAGGCGAACGGGCTCGCAAACCGCATAGCCGCCGGTCTCACGGGCGGGCTGGGGGTTGTCAAGGGGGAGACGGTCGGCATATACATGCTCAACCGCGCGGAGTTTGTGCTTTCAATTCTCGGCATACACAAGGCGGGGGCGGTTCAAGTTCCCGTCAACAAAGATGAGAAGGGTGAACGCCTCGCCTACATAGTCAACTATTCCGGGCAGAGGGTTCTTATGACCGATGAGGAGAGCGTGCCTCTGCTTGCGGACGTGGCGGGCGAGATTAAGGATCTGGAGTTTGTGCTTGTCGCGTCTTCGGGCGGGGGCGGAAAACTGCCGGAGAAAATAGGCCCCGCGAAGGTTCTTCCGTTCTCGTTTTTTGAAAAGTTTCCGGCTGAAAATCCGCCCGTGGAGGTGTTGGTTTCCGACACCGAAAGGTGCATGTTCACTTCGGGCACGACCGGAATGCCCAAGGGCGTTTCAAGAAATCACAGCGGGGTTATCCTGACCGTGCGCGCATACCTTGAGCATCAGGGGGTGCGCAGCGATGATGTGCTGATGACGGTGCTTTCCCTCGCCCACGCGAACGCGCAGGTGATGTGCCTGTTCGCCTCAATAGCGGCGGGGGCGAGTTGCCGGATATACCCGCGGTTTTCCGCGTCCAATTTCTGGAAGTGGGCGGCGCAGTGCGGGGCCACGGTTACCAACATGCTGGGCTCGGTTCCCGAATATCTGTGGGCGGCTGAGCCATCGGAATTTGACTCAAAGCACGCCGTCAGAACAGTGCTTGCGGGCCCCGCGCCCAAAAACCGGACGGAGTTTGAAGAGAGGTTCGGCGTGCGGGTGGTTGAGGGCTACGGCTCAACCGAGATGGGGATGGCGCTTTGGCAGTATGCGGAGGACTTCCGCCCCGGCTCGTCCGGCTTTGTTACGGCGGGCTACCATTTGGAGATAAGAGACCCTGAAGACACGGACAGGGTTGTTCGGGAGGAATGGGACACGGAGAGGCATGATTCCCCGCCGCCGGAGTGCGTGGGGCTGTTGTTTATCCGCCCCCTGATACCGGACACAACTCTCAATGAGTATTTCAAAGACCCCGAACGGACAAAGCAGGCGTTTGACAGTGAAGGTTTTTTCAACTCGGACGACCTTTTCGCCAGAGGCGTGGACGGCAGGTATTACTTTCAGGGCCGTTACAGCAGGATAAGGGTTTCGGGTGAAAATGTTGACCCGAACGCCGTTGCCAACACCGCGCTGCGGCATGAGGCGGTCGGGCAGGCGATTGCGCTTGGCGTGCGTCTGCCCGAAGTGTCGGACGATGAGGTCAAACTCAACATAGTTCTCAACCCCGGCGCACAGTTTGACCATAAGCAGTTCTGCCTGTGGATGGCGGAACAGGTTCCCGTTTACATGGTTCCCAGATTCATCCAGATATACGAACAGTTTCCGCTTACCTCAACGCAGAAGATAAACCTCGGCGCGCTCAAGGCTGTCGGAGACGAAACATGGGACAGAAGCGGGTCGGGGATTTCGCTGAAAACCAGAAAGTAG
- a CDS encoding NADH-quinone oxidoreductase subunit I: protein MAIKVKVVRSPELSFLERLHFPQILAGLWITFKSLFRSKVTVSYPDEVKELPPNYRGLHEMPADDDGEIRCVACKLCEVACPTQAISIVSEPADDYGVERRPGVYNIDFMRCVFCGFCVEACPCDALRMGMKFELSSYNRAGLVHTKEVFFNPNLKSDAPRDNANFLYQCMKGDTLGATAEEVGGVRRLDGSYRLSSGSEGGGRS, encoded by the coding sequence GTGGCCATAAAAGTCAAAGTTGTCCGCTCCCCTGAGCTCAGTTTCCTTGAGCGTCTGCACTTTCCGCAGATACTTGCCGGGCTTTGGATAACATTCAAAAGCCTGTTTCGCTCCAAGGTAACCGTCAGTTACCCCGATGAGGTAAAGGAACTCCCCCCGAACTACAGGGGTCTTCATGAGATGCCCGCCGATGATGACGGCGAAATCCGGTGCGTTGCGTGCAAACTGTGCGAGGTGGCATGCCCCACTCAGGCGATCTCAATAGTCAGCGAGCCCGCCGATGACTACGGGGTTGAGAGAAGACCGGGTGTTTACAACATAGATTTTATGCGCTGCGTTTTCTGCGGCTTCTGCGTTGAGGCGTGTCCGTGCGATGCGCTCAGAATGGGCATGAAGTTTGAACTCTCTTCCTACAACAGGGCGGGGCTTGTTCATACAAAAGAGGTGTTCTTCAACCCGAATTTGAAAAGCGACGCCCCGAGAGACAACGCCAACTTTCTCTACCAGTGCATGAAGGGAGACACGCTCGGCGCAACCGCCGAGGAGGTGGGCGGGGTCAGGCGGCTTGACGGCTCCTACCGGCTTTCTTCCGGTTCGGAGGGCGGCGGCAGGTCCTGA
- the lipA gene encoding lipoyl synthase — protein MKAQTPSGKPSWIKAKIPSGDNYTRLKGLTRNLGLHTVCEEARCPNIGECWSAGTLTFMIMGDTCTRSCGFCHVKTGAGGPLDWDEPLRVAEAVSNLISHNSLISHVVVTSVNRDDKNLDSAKIFALTVREIKRAAPSVKVECLIPDFKGSEEALETVLCEKPDVLNHNIETVPRLYALQQKTQTGKLRAVRPQAVYERSLALLKTASAGGTLTKSGIMVGLGETFEEITLTLRDLRAAGCGIVTIGQYLQPTYDHIPVSRFYHPVEFESLKEYGEKIVGIPHVEAGPLVRSSYHAEKQATALGSKHSGGESGLRAGAN, from the coding sequence ATGAAAGCGCAAACACCATCCGGCAAGCCCTCCTGGATAAAGGCGAAAATCCCTTCCGGCGATAACTACACCCGGCTCAAAGGGCTTACCCGCAACCTTGGGCTTCACACCGTTTGCGAAGAGGCGCGCTGTCCGAACATCGGGGAGTGCTGGAGCGCGGGGACGCTCACTTTTATGATAATGGGCGACACCTGCACAAGAAGTTGCGGCTTCTGCCATGTGAAAACCGGCGCCGGAGGCCCGCTTGACTGGGACGAGCCCCTGCGGGTCGCGGAAGCGGTGAGCAACCTTATAAGCCACAACTCCCTTATTTCCCACGTCGTTGTAACATCGGTCAACAGGGACGACAAAAACCTTGACAGCGCAAAAATCTTCGCGCTGACAGTGAGGGAGATAAAGAGAGCCGCGCCGTCCGTCAAAGTGGAGTGCCTCATTCCCGACTTCAAGGGCTCGGAAGAAGCGCTTGAAACCGTTCTGTGCGAAAAGCCGGACGTGCTGAACCACAACATAGAGACCGTTCCGCGCCTTTACGCGCTGCAACAGAAAACACAAACCGGCAAACTGCGCGCCGTCCGCCCTCAGGCGGTTTACGAACGTTCACTCGCGCTTCTGAAAACCGCGTCCGCCGGAGGGACGCTCACAAAATCCGGCATCATGGTGGGGCTTGGGGAAACGTTTGAGGAAATAACCCTCACCCTCAGAGACCTCCGCGCCGCCGGATGCGGCATTGTTACCATAGGGCAGTATCTACAGCCCACTTATGACCATATCCCCGTGTCGCGCTTCTATCACCCGGTTGAGTTTGAGTCGCTCAAAGAATACGGGGAAAAAATAGTGGGCATACCGCACGTTGAGGCGGGGCCGCTTGTGCGCAGTTCCTATCATGCGGAGAAACAGGCGACCGCCCTTGGCTCAAAACACAGCGGCGGAGAATCCGGTCTCCGCGCCGGGGCAAATTGA
- a CDS encoding cofactor-independent phosphoglycerate mutase: protein MKYLILQGDGMPDRPLAELGGKTVLEVAATPNLDRIARGASVFGIASHIPPSLPPGSDVGNLSVLGYDPLAHYTGRSPLEAAGMGIPLKETDLTCRCNLVTLTETGGAEVMEDYSAGHISTEQARELIESVAQAFESRGVRLLAGVSYRHLLITDRSRSGISSTPPHDILGKETEQFLPRGKDSGFFRKLMEDAKEVLKNHPVNRRREEKGEHPANAVWLWGEGTAPSLPPLEETLGVKGAVISAVDLVKGIGRCAAMEVIEVPGATGYLDTNYEGKVESALRALETTDLVMIHIEATDETGHVGKTELKLRAVEDFDGRVAGPALEGMERFGDFRALLTSDHPTPLSLRTHSRDPVPFAIYDSRSVADYGERVYSEKCAEDSGTVFEDGWKLARDLTGKG, encoded by the coding sequence TTGAAATATCTCATTCTTCAGGGAGACGGCATGCCGGACAGACCGCTTGCCGAACTGGGGGGCAAAACCGTTCTTGAGGTTGCGGCGACACCAAACCTTGACCGCATAGCGCGCGGCGCGTCCGTTTTCGGCATCGCCTCGCACATCCCCCCGTCCCTTCCGCCCGGAAGCGATGTGGGCAACCTCAGCGTTCTGGGATACGACCCCCTTGCCCACTACACGGGCAGGTCTCCGCTTGAGGCGGCGGGAATGGGCATCCCCCTTAAAGAAACAGACCTGACTTGCAGGTGCAATCTGGTAACCCTGACGGAGACCGGCGGCGCGGAGGTCATGGAAGACTACAGCGCCGGGCATATCTCCACGGAGCAGGCGCGCGAACTCATAGAAAGCGTAGCCCAAGCGTTTGAGTCGCGGGGCGTCCGGCTGCTTGCGGGCGTGAGTTACCGCCACCTCCTGATTACCGACAGGTCGCGCTCCGGAATTTCGTCAACGCCGCCGCACGACATTTTAGGAAAGGAGACGGAGCAGTTTCTCCCGCGCGGAAAAGACTCCGGATTTTTCCGCAAACTTATGGAGGACGCAAAAGAGGTCCTTAAAAACCACCCGGTCAACCGGCGCAGAGAGGAAAAAGGCGAACATCCCGCAAACGCCGTATGGCTGTGGGGCGAGGGAACCGCTCCGTCCCTCCCGCCTCTGGAGGAGACTCTCGGCGTGAAGGGGGCGGTTATCTCGGCGGTTGACCTTGTGAAGGGTATCGGCAGGTGCGCCGCAATGGAAGTGATAGAAGTTCCCGGCGCGACCGGGTATCTGGACACAAACTACGAAGGCAAGGTTGAGAGCGCTCTACGGGCTCTTGAGACAACCGACCTTGTGATGATTCACATAGAGGCAACGGACGAAACCGGGCATGTGGGCAAGACGGAACTGAAACTCCGCGCCGTTGAAGACTTTGACGGCAGAGTGGCGGGTCCCGCGCTGGAGGGTATGGAGCGGTTCGGTGATTTCAGAGCGCTGCTCACATCCGACCATCCCACGCCCCTGTCCCTCAGAACCCACTCAAGAGACCCTGTGCCGTTTGCCATATACGATTCGCGCTCCGTTGCCGATTACGGAGAAAGGGTGTATTCGGAAAAGTGCGCCGAAGATTCGGGAACAGTTTTTGAGGACGGCTGGAAACTCGCCCGCGACCTCACGGGCAAGGGTTGA
- a CDS encoding Xaa-Pro peptidase family protein produces MKSKKAVLIIDSSEANPDLLYATGGFAVPDPVVFLKHGGESILVLSDLELARGKKEAAVSKVIPLSRYAGSRGRRSLADIAAALAAERKISRVEVGATFPLAFADALRKKGLKVSCASGAMLFEERMKKSAGEVSLIRKSLADTASAMREATALVLGAKAGRNGVLLSGGKPLTSERIKGVINSRLAGAGYSVSGTIVACGEHSAMPHHGGEGPVFTGRPVVIDIFPRSPSGYFGDMTRTVVHGRPPPEIVRMHGAVLKAQRLAFGMIRHGVKAADVHGAVTEFFESSGFHTDRGETPQGFIHSTGHGLGMGLHEPPSVGPSGGVLREGNVVTVEPGLYYEGAGGVRIEDVVVVTRSGCVNLTRCSKRLFNPCP; encoded by the coding sequence ATGAAAAGCAAAAAAGCGGTGTTGATCATAGATTCAAGCGAAGCAAACCCCGACCTGCTTTACGCCACGGGCGGGTTTGCCGTTCCCGACCCCGTTGTTTTTCTCAAGCACGGCGGCGAGTCCATACTGGTTTTGAGCGACCTTGAACTCGCGCGCGGAAAAAAAGAGGCCGCCGTTTCCAAAGTGATTCCGCTTTCCCGGTATGCGGGGTCGCGGGGCCGCCGTTCTCTTGCCGATATAGCGGCGGCCCTTGCCGCCGAGAGAAAAATTTCCCGCGTGGAAGTGGGCGCGACCTTTCCCCTCGCGTTTGCGGACGCGCTCAGAAAGAAGGGTTTGAAGGTGTCGTGCGCAAGCGGGGCGATGCTGTTTGAGGAAAGGATGAAAAAGAGCGCGGGGGAGGTGTCGCTCATCCGCAAGTCTCTTGCGGACACGGCATCCGCCATGAGAGAGGCAACCGCCCTTGTGCTGGGAGCGAAGGCGGGCAGAAACGGCGTTCTGCTGTCGGGCGGAAAGCCTCTGACTTCGGAGAGGATAAAGGGTGTAATAAATTCCCGTCTTGCGGGCGCGGGATATTCGGTTTCGGGAACAATAGTCGCCTGCGGAGAGCATTCCGCCATGCCGCACCACGGGGGGGAGGGTCCCGTTTTCACAGGCCGCCCGGTTGTCATAGACATCTTTCCCCGGTCGCCGTCCGGCTACTTCGGAGACATGACGCGCACGGTGGTTCACGGTCGCCCGCCGCCTGAGATTGTCCGCATGCACGGGGCTGTTTTGAAAGCCCAGCGTCTCGCCTTCGGGATGATAAGGCACGGTGTCAAAGCCGCGGATGTTCACGGGGCGGTAACGGAATTTTTTGAGTCCTCGGGGTTTCATACCGACAGGGGGGAAACCCCTCAGGGCTTTATCCATTCCACCGGACACGGGCTTGGCATGGGGCTTCACGAGCCGCCGTCCGTGGGGCCTTCGGGCGGGGTGTTGCGGGAGGGCAATGTCGTAACCGTTGAGCCGGGGCTTTACTACGAGGGCGCGGGCGGAGTGCGAATTGAAGATGTTGTTGTTGTAACGCGGTCCGGTTGCGTCAACTTGACGAGGTGTTCAAAACGGCTTTTCAACCCTTGCCCGTGA
- a CDS encoding AMP-binding protein has protein sequence MRLLFKPRDQKYVGTGDLPFGTFDDTSQWHPVTKNLEKGAEQFPGKDMFKVGDRDGNIVKTFSYGETNELANKVANTLIKDFGVKKGDKVGMYMLNCAEYVLTIIAAHKTGAVQVPVNKDEKGERLAYVINYSGMKVLVIDGGSIPYLEEIADSLEALEAIFVVAEGDEKIPESIGKVKVHPFSVFDGGDTANPGVDVSVDDMERCMFTSGTTGMPKGVARDHGGVVMTVRSYIQQQGIRGDDTLMSVLSLGHANAQVMCLFSAMGAGATAVFFPRFSASNFWKWAAGCGATSINMLGAVAEYLWSAPQSEWDAKHKVRIMLGSPAPRDLDQFQQRFNVRVIDGYGSTEMGMVLWKDPEDHRPGSSGFPMEGYHVELRKPESADEPVKYFWDPSDNITPPDEAKGLLFIKPLVPHTTLNEYFKDERRTREAFDDEGFFNSDDLFARGIDGRYYFAGRYSRIRVSGENVDPVAVADEAMQYAAIQEAIAVGLRLPNVSDDEIKLCLTLKKGETFDPAEFCKWMAERVMVAMVPRFIEVYEDGFPVTATQKVKVAEIKEITDKTWDRNEAGLKFSARK, from the coding sequence ATGCGTCTTTTATTCAAACCGCGCGACCAGAAATATGTGGGGACGGGGGACTTGCCCTTCGGAACCTTTGATGACACTTCCCAGTGGCATCCCGTTACAAAGAACCTTGAGAAAGGAGCCGAACAGTTTCCCGGCAAAGACATGTTCAAAGTGGGCGACAGGGACGGCAACATCGTCAAAACCTTTTCCTACGGGGAGACCAACGAACTTGCCAACAAGGTGGCAAACACGCTTATAAAGGATTTCGGCGTCAAAAAGGGCGACAAGGTGGGTATGTATATGCTCAACTGCGCCGAATATGTTCTCACCATCATCGCGGCGCACAAAACCGGCGCCGTGCAGGTTCCCGTGAACAAAGACGAAAAGGGCGAGCGCCTCGCCTATGTCATCAACTACTCCGGGATGAAAGTGCTTGTCATAGACGGCGGCAGCATTCCCTACCTTGAAGAGATAGCGGACTCGCTTGAAGCCCTTGAAGCCATCTTCGTTGTGGCGGAGGGGGACGAGAAAATTCCCGAAAGCATAGGAAAGGTGAAAGTTCACCCCTTTTCGGTTTTTGACGGCGGCGACACCGCCAACCCCGGCGTGGATGTTTCCGTGGACGACATGGAGAGATGCATGTTCACTTCGGGCACGACCGGAATGCCCAAGGGCGTGGCAAGAGACCACGGCGGCGTTGTTATGACGGTGCGCTCCTACATACAGCAGCAGGGAATACGGGGCGATGACACCCTGATGAGCGTTCTGTCGCTCGGGCACGCAAACGCGCAGGTTATGTGCCTTTTCAGCGCCATGGGCGCGGGCGCGACGGCGGTTTTCTTCCCGCGCTTTTCCGCCTCCAATTTCTGGAAATGGGCCGCCGGTTGCGGAGCAACTTCCATCAACATGCTCGGCGCGGTCGCCGAATACCTGTGGTCCGCCCCGCAAAGCGAATGGGACGCCAAACACAAGGTCAGAATAATGCTTGGCTCTCCCGCCCCCAGAGACCTTGACCAGTTTCAGCAGAGGTTCAATGTGAGGGTTATAGACGGATACGGCTCAACGGAGATGGGAATGGTTCTCTGGAAAGACCCCGAAGACCACCGCCCCGGCTCCTCAGGCTTCCCGATGGAGGGATACCACGTGGAGCTCAGAAAGCCCGAAAGCGCGGACGAGCCGGTGAAATACTTCTGGGACCCCTCAGACAACATCACCCCGCCCGATGAGGCAAAGGGGCTTCTGTTCATAAAGCCGCTTGTGCCCCACACCACTCTCAACGAATACTTCAAGGATGAAAGGCGCACAAGGGAAGCGTTTGACGATGAAGGATTTTTCAACTCCGATGACCTTTTCGCAAGGGGCATTGACGGCAGATACTACTTTGCCGGCAGATACAGCAGGATAAGGGTTTCGGGCGAAAACGTTGACCCCGTGGCCGTTGCCGACGAGGCGATGCAGTATGCGGCGATTCAGGAGGCGATAGCCGTGGGTCTGCGCCTTCCCAACGTTTCGGATGACGAAATCAAACTGTGCCTGACTCTGAAGAAGGGCGAAACCTTTGACCCGGCGGAGTTCTGCAAATGGATGGCCGAAAGGGTTATGGTTGCCATGGTTCCGAGGTTCATTGAGGTTTACGAAGACGGGTTTCCCGTAACCGCCACCCAGAAGGTCAAGGTTGCCGAGATAAAAGAGATAACCGACAAGACATGGGACAGGAATGAGGCGGGGCTCAAATTTAGTGCGAGAAAGTAA
- a CDS encoding calcium/sodium antiporter yields the protein MPALFEITILAIGITGLWVGADSAVSGASALAKRVGVHPVVAGLTVIAIGTSLPELIVCLIAALKGSADIAAGNITGSNVANVCLILGLSAVVLPLRTPQGLRAEGAAAALFMAALIPLCADGNLSRPEGAAVTALLLPLIIALYLRQANKNEPITDGTVTDIPAVSGGIGIVLVSTLAGLAALALGSDLIVEGATGIARGAGVPELVIGASAVAVGTSLPELAASMAAVAKRENSIAIGNIAGSNLFNIVILGITATAAPLSVDADAPGFQMPFAAAMSLVALPFMKKGATIGRGAGAALLILYGLFLYRVFQW from the coding sequence ATGCCCGCGCTTTTTGAAATCACCATTCTCGCAATCGGCATTACCGGCCTGTGGGTCGGCGCGGACTCCGCCGTCAGCGGCGCGTCCGCTCTGGCAAAAAGGGTGGGCGTTCATCCCGTTGTCGCGGGGCTTACCGTTATCGCAATCGGAACATCTCTGCCCGAACTCATCGTCTGCCTCATAGCCGCGCTTAAAGGCTCGGCGGACATCGCGGCGGGCAACATAACGGGCAGCAATGTGGCAAACGTATGCCTGATATTAGGCTTGAGCGCGGTCGTCCTGCCGTTGCGGACGCCTCAGGGGCTGAGGGCGGAAGGAGCGGCGGCGGCCCTGTTTATGGCGGCCCTGATACCGCTTTGCGCGGACGGCAACCTCAGCCGCCCGGAAGGGGCGGCGGTAACCGCTCTGCTTTTGCCCCTGATAATCGCTCTTTACCTGAGGCAGGCAAACAAAAACGAACCCATCACTGATGGAACCGTCACGGACATCCCCGCCGTTTCGGGCGGCATCGGCATCGTGCTGGTCTCCACACTTGCGGGGCTTGCCGCGCTCGCGCTGGGGAGCGACCTGATTGTTGAGGGGGCAACCGGCATCGCGCGCGGCGCGGGCGTCCCCGAACTGGTCATCGGGGCGAGCGCGGTCGCCGTTGGCACTTCGCTTCCCGAACTCGCGGCGTCAATGGCCGCCGTGGCAAAGAGGGAGAACTCAATCGCAATCGGAAACATCGCCGGAAGCAACCTGTTCAACATAGTGATTCTGGGGATTACCGCAACCGCCGCCCCGCTTTCGGTGGACGCGGACGCGCCGGGATTTCAGATGCCGTTTGCCGCCGCCATGTCGCTGGTCGCCCTGCCGTTTATGAAAAAGGGCGCAACCATAGGCAGGGGAGCGGGGGCCGCCCTGCTCATCCTATACGGGCTGTTTCTCTACAGGGTTTTCCAGTGGTAG
- a CDS encoding iron-sulfur cluster assembly accessory protein has protein sequence MFGVTKQAADEIKKLLSAEDMTGGFLRVRVVPGGCSGFSYEMGFDDETDESDKVFEEQGVRVVVDGISFGYLEGASLDYRGGLDGTGFSISNPNSKGSCGCGQSFNL, from the coding sequence ATGTTCGGGGTTACCAAACAGGCGGCGGACGAGATAAAAAAACTGCTTTCCGCCGAGGATATGACGGGCGGGTTTCTGCGCGTTCGTGTGGTGCCGGGCGGCTGCTCCGGATTTTCCTACGAGATGGGGTTTGATGACGAGACCGACGAGTCGGACAAAGTGTTTGAGGAGCAAGGCGTCAGGGTCGTGGTTGACGGCATAAGTTTCGGATACCTTGAAGGCGCAAGCCTTGACTACCGGGGCGGACTGGACGGCACGGGGTTTTCCATAAGCAACCCCAATTCAAAAGGCTCCTGCGGTTGCGGGCAGTCTTTCAACCTCTGA